The genomic stretch GCGTATCCGCATGCGGGTTCGGCACCCGCTCCAGCACGGCCGTCTCGGGGCTGGTCGGGGCGGCGGTCTGGGCGCCGAGCTGGCTGAGGTTGTCGGTATAGTGGGTCATGGGGCGCATTTAGGCGTTTGCGGCGCGTAAGAAAATCCTCACCGATCTCCCTCTCCCGTGGGGAGAGGGCTTGAGCGCCCGGGAGCGTAGCGATCGGTCTTGCGCGAAAGGGTGAGGGGTACGGTGGTGCGGGCTGGCCCACCGCCTGTCCCTCATCCGGCCCTTCGGGCCACCTTCTCCCCATGGGAGAAGGGACGACGTTGGCCAGCCATCCCAATTTGTGAATATTTATGGCGCGATTTCAATCACTTGCTTTTCTAAAGCTGCCCTCAACCTACCACCCCATCCAACCCGCTTATAATGGCCATCCCTGCCCCCTGGGCGCCTGGAGACCGCCGCATCCGACCACGACCGCCCAATTGCACTCTTTTGCATACTGCACCCATTTCCCCCGGAGTGCAGTTTCCAGAATGGACGAAAATAGACTCCATTTTTTTCGGGTGGAAACCGTACATTTCGCCCGATTGCCTTCCCCCGCGATACCCCGCTAAGCGTAGCGAAACAAAACCCAGGAGACGCTCGTGGCCATTCCCGCTTCGCTTCAAAAAGGCCTGATCCTGCCGATCATCTCGGCGCCCATGTTCCTGGTCTCCGGACCGGATCTGGTGGTCGAGGCCTGCAACGCCGGGATCATCGGCACCTTCCCGTCGCTGAACCAGCGCACCACCGAGGGCTATCGCGACTGGATTCACGAGATCAAGGGCCGGCTGAAGCCCGAGGCGGCCGTCTTCGGCGTCAACCACATCGTCCACCCGACCAATCCCCGGCTGATGGCCGACATGATGGTCTCGGTCGAGGAGAAGGTGCCGCTGATCATCACCTCGCTGGGGGCGGTGCGCGACGTGGTCGATGCGGTCCACGGCTATGGCGGTCAGGTCTTCCACGACATCGCCAACATCCGCCACGCCCGCAAAGCGGCCGAAGCCGGGGTCGACGGCCTGATCCTGGTCGCCAACGGCGCCGGCGGCCACGCCGGGATCATCAACCCCTTCGCCCTGGTCAATGAGGTGCGCAGCTTCTTCAAGGGGACCATCATCCTGTCCGGCGCCCTCTCGACCGGCCAGGACGTGGCGGCGGCCCTGATGCTGGGCGCCGACTTCGCCTATATGGGCACCCGCTTCATCAATACGACCGAGGCCATGGCGGTCGACGCCTATAAGCAGATGGTGATCGACAGCGGATCCACCGACATCGTCCATACCCCGGCGGTGTCCGGCATCCCGGCCAACTTCATGAGCAAGTCCCTGATCGAAAACGGGATTGATCCGAAGCACCTGCCCGAGCACAAGCTGGACATGGGCGACGAGGCCAAGGCCTGGAAGACGGTCTGGTCCGCAGGCCAGGGCGCGGGCGCCATCCACGACATCCTGCCCACCGCCGAACTGGTCGCCCGCCTGCGACAAGAGTTCGCTCAGGCTACGGATGAATTCGCCATCAAGGCCGGAGCACGCTAAAGGCGCCAAACCGCATCTCGCGCGTTGGAGCCGCCATGATCCGCACCGCCGCCCTCGCCGTCCCCATCCTCGCCGTCCTGGCCTCCGCCGTCCTCATCACCCCTGCGGGAGCCCAATCCGCCTCAGGCTCTTCCGCATCGTGGGACGCCTGGTCGTTCGAGGTGGGCGCCGGGACGGACAACCGCTCCAAGGCGGCGTCCAAGTCCGGCAATGACGGCTACGTCTTCGGCTCGGCGACCTGGGAAAGCGCGGACGGCCTGTTCTACGTCGCCCCTGGCTTCGAGACGATCCAGGCGGGCGGCTCCACTGTCGAGGCCGAGTTCGTGGTCGGCTACCAGCCCGAGGCTTTCGGCTACCGCTTCGACCTCAACGCCGCCTACAAGCACCGCCTCGACGCCGAGGCCGGCTATGACGAGGACGGCTGGGAGCTGACCGGCAACATCAGCCGTTCCATCGGCCCCGCCAGCGCGCGGCTTCAAGTCCAGTATTCGCCGGACGCCGCCGGCTCGACCGACGCCTTCACCTGGGTCGAAGGCCGGGTCGGTTGGGACTTCACCGAACGCCTGAACGGCACGGCCGCCGTCGGCCGTCGCGAACAGGCCGGCGCCCCCGACTACACCGGCTGGAACGCCGGCGTGACCTATGCGCTGACCGACGCGCTGGCCCTCGACCTGCGCTACTACGACACCAACGCCGACACCTTCGGCGAGCAGTACGAGGACGCCCTGGTGGCCAAGGTCGCCTACGCCTTCTGACCCCCCGCCCTTGCGCCGGGACGGCGGGAGGCCCATATGGGAAGGGTCGATCTCTCTGCGTAACGCCGCTGCTCCCTTTGCATCACGCACCGAGGTCCAAAAGCCGATCCCATTCAGACCCGACAGGCCGACCAGGGATCCCTCCCTGCGGTCAACGCCAGACGGAGGTCTCCAAATGGCTACCGGCACTGTTAAATGGTACAACCCCACCAAAGGCTACGGCTTCATCGCTCCCGATGATGGCGGCAAGGACGTCTTCGTCCACGCCTCGGCCGTCGAAACCTCGAGCCTCGGCTCGCTGAACGAAGGCCAGAAGATCGGTTACGAGATCGAGCGCGACCAACGCTCCGGCAAGGAATCCGCCGGTCGCCTCACGGCGGCGGAGTAGGACACGCTTCGTAACACCATCGCCTTCGACGGCGAGGTGACGAAGCTACTGCCGCTGGGCGGCCGCAAGGTTCGCCTGGACAACGGCCACGTCGTTACGGTTCTGCCCACGCTCGGTTCGCCTAACGGCGTCTCCGGGCTAGGCGACCAGGTCGTGGTCGAGATCGCCTTCAATCAGCTGAAGGGCTGGCGCCTCGCGCGCCGGCCCTGAAGCCCGTTCAATCAGGACGCGCCCCATGACGACCCTCGCCGACAAAATCCCCGCGATGACCGACGCCGACCTCAACAGCCTGCGCGCCAACGCTACGCGCCTGGCCGAAACCGGCGCCTCGACCCAGGTGATGGCCGCCGCTGACATCCTGCCGATCATTGACGCCGAGGTCGCCCGCCGCGCCGCCCTGCCCAAGGCCGCCAAGTCGCCAGTGAAGCGCGCCGCGCCCAAGAAGAAGCTGCCCCCCGTCACCGGTCACCAGACCGCCCTGCCCTCCAGCTGAGATCAGCCCAGGGCCTGATCCAGATCCGCGATCAGGTCCTCGACGTCCTCAACCCCGACCGATAGCCGGATCAGGTTGTCGGTCACGCCGCCCGCCTCGCGGACCTCCTTGGGCACGCTGGCGTGGGTCATGATCGCCGGGTGGTTCACCAGGCTCTCGACCCCGCCCAGCGACTCCGCCAGGGTAAAGACCTCGACCCGTTCCAGCACGCGTTTGGTCCGCTCCAGGTCGCCCTCCAGCACCACCGTCACCATGCCGCCATAGCCGCCGCGCATCTGCCGCGCCGCCAGTTCGTGCTGCGGATGGGCGATCAGGCCGGGATAGATGACCTTGGCCACGCCGGCCCGTGTCTCCAGCCAGCGCGCCACCGTCAGGGCGTTCTCGCAGTGGGCCTTCATCCGCAGCGCCAGGGTCTTCAACCCCCGGCTGGCCAGGAAGGCGTCGAACGGCCCCATGATCCCGCCGACCGAGTTCTGCAAGAACTTGATCCGCGTCGCCAGCTCGGGATCGGCCGTCACCAGCACCCCGCCGATGATGTCCGAATGGCCGTTCAGATATTTGGTCGCCGAGTGCATCACCACATCCGCCCCCAGGCTCAGCGGCTGCTGGCAGAAGGGGGTGGCGAAGGTGTTGTCGACGATCAGCAGCAGGCCGTGCGCCTTGGCCACCTTCGACAAGGCGGCGATGTCGGCCAGCTTCATCAGCGGATTGGTGGGCGTCTCGACCCACAGCATCTTCGTCTTGGGCGTGATGGCCGCCTCGACCGCGGCGATGTCGCTCAGGTCCACATAGGCGAAGTCCAGCCCCATGGTGCGCCGACGCACCCGCTCGAACAGCCGCCAAGAGCCGCCGTACAGGTCGTCGCCCGTGACCACGTGATCGCCGGCGTCCAGCAGTTCCAGCGCCGTCGAGGTCGCCGCCATGCCCGAGCCGAAGCCGAACCCGTGCGTGCCGCCCTCCAGGTCCGCGATACAGGCCTCAAACGCCTCGCGCGTCGGGTTCTTGCCCCGCGCGTATTCGTACCCCTTGTTCACGCCCGGGCTTTCCTGGGCATAGGTCGAGGTGGCGT from Brevundimonas sp. SL130 encodes the following:
- a CDS encoding cystathionine gamma-synthase encodes the protein MTTKNSQGFSTRAIHAGQHPDPTTGAVMTPIYATSTYAQESPGVNKGYEYARGKNPTREAFEACIADLEGGTHGFGFGSGMAATSTALELLDAGDHVVTGDDLYGGSWRLFERVRRRTMGLDFAYVDLSDIAAVEAAITPKTKMLWVETPTNPLMKLADIAALSKVAKAHGLLLIVDNTFATPFCQQPLSLGADVVMHSATKYLNGHSDIIGGVLVTADPELATRIKFLQNSVGGIMGPFDAFLASRGLKTLALRMKAHCENALTVARWLETRAGVAKVIYPGLIAHPQHELAARQMRGGYGGMVTVVLEGDLERTKRVLERVEVFTLAESLGGVESLVNHPAIMTHASVPKEVREAGGVTDNLIRLSVGVEDVEDLIADLDQALG
- a CDS encoding NAD(P)H-dependent flavin oxidoreductase — its product is MAIPASLQKGLILPIISAPMFLVSGPDLVVEACNAGIIGTFPSLNQRTTEGYRDWIHEIKGRLKPEAAVFGVNHIVHPTNPRLMADMMVSVEEKVPLIITSLGAVRDVVDAVHGYGGQVFHDIANIRHARKAAEAGVDGLILVANGAGGHAGIINPFALVNEVRSFFKGTIILSGALSTGQDVAAALMLGADFAYMGTRFINTTEAMAVDAYKQMVIDSGSTDIVHTPAVSGIPANFMSKSLIENGIDPKHLPEHKLDMGDEAKAWKTVWSAGQGAGAIHDILPTAELVARLRQEFAQATDEFAIKAGAR
- a CDS encoding cold-shock protein produces the protein MATGTVKWYNPTKGYGFIAPDDGGKDVFVHASAVETSSLGSLNEGQKIGYEIERDQRSGKESAGRLTAAE
- a CDS encoding TorF family putative porin, yielding MIRTAALAVPILAVLASAVLITPAGAQSASGSSASWDAWSFEVGAGTDNRSKAASKSGNDGYVFGSATWESADGLFYVAPGFETIQAGGSTVEAEFVVGYQPEAFGYRFDLNAAYKHRLDAEAGYDEDGWELTGNISRSIGPASARLQVQYSPDAAGSTDAFTWVEGRVGWDFTERLNGTAAVGRREQAGAPDYTGWNAGVTYALTDALALDLRYYDTNADTFGEQYEDALVAKVAYAF